From the genome of Ziziphus jujuba cultivar Dongzao chromosome 6, ASM3175591v1, one region includes:
- the LOC107434885 gene encoding ethylene-responsive transcription factor ERF027, which translates to MEYEHHFPRNSHAFYLSIQITHATYISPITLISKHQHPLNNQNFSLSLSLSLSTSLLFSILHILTLYITYNMSDSDTPTNVRRVVDQPNVHLPSLPYLDFPPHPFLSLDPTLPPPPFPLPPAPPPPPPPPPSSSSTSSALNPNLHHLQHHHTHPNTNSMASSSSGKHSRYKGIRCRSGKWVSEIREPRKTTRIWLGTFPTPDMAAVAYDVAALALKGNDAVLNFPSLVGKYPVPGSSSAADIRKAATAAAAAKMADWREGMGGNSEPSSKKDDGTLSGDRLSLSGGEFVDEEELFGMPNLLVDMAEGMLVSPPRMSSSDDSPGNYSDGVESLWNYS; encoded by the coding sequence ATGGAGTATGAACATCACTTCCCACGAAATTCCCACGCTTTTTACCTTTCTATTCAAATAACACATGCCACTTATATATCACCCATCACCCTAATTTCAAAACATCAACACCCTCTCAATAAccaaaatttctctctctctctctctctctctctctctacatctCTCTTGTTCAGTATCCTTCACATCCTTAccttatatataacatataatatgaGTGACTCAGATACTCCCACTAACGTGCGCCGAGTTGTAGACCAGCCCAATGTCCACCTACCTTCTCTCCCATACCTTGACTTTCCTCCTCATCCATTTCTCTCCCTTGACCCcactcttcctcctcctccttttcCTCTTCCTCctgctcctcctcctcctccacctcctcctccttcatcttcttcaacttCTTCTGCTTTGAACCCTAATTTACACCATCTTCAACATCATCATACTCATCCAAACACTAATTCCATGGCTTCAAGCTCTTCCGGGAAACACTCTAGGTATAAAGGAATCCGCTGCAGGAGTGGCAAATGGGTATCGGAAATCCGAGAACCCCGTAAAACCACCCGGATATGGCTGGGGACTTTCCCGACGCCGGATATGGCGGCCGTGGCTTACGACGTGGCTGCACTTGCTCTCAAAGGGAATGATGCGGTTCTCAACTTCCCTTCCTTGGTGGGGAAGTATCCAGTTCCCGGTTCTTCTTCGGCCGCAGACATTCGCAAAGCTGCGACTGCTGCGGCCGCTGCCAAAATGGCGGATTGGAGAGAAGGGATGGGAGGCAATTCGGAGCCGTCGTCTAAGAAGGATGATGGTACGTTATCTGGCGATCGTTTGTCGTTGTCCGGAGGAGAATTTGTGGATGAGGAAGAGCTGTTTGGTATGCCTAATTTGCTGGTGGATATGGCTGAAGGAATGCTGGTTTCTCCGCCCAGAATGAGCTCCTCCGATGACTCGCCGGGAAATTATTCGGATGGAGTTGAAAGTTTATGGAACTACTCTTGA
- the LOC107434873 gene encoding sugar transport protein 1, giving the protein MAGGAIATQGGKQYPGKLTGRVFLTCVIAATGGLIFGYDLGISGGVTSMDSFLKEFFPAVYKKESSVKPTDNQYCKFNSQTLTLFTSSLYLAALLSSIIAAPVTRWLGRKTTMLCGGLLFLAGAIVNAFAQNVYMLIVGRLFLGFGIGCANQSVPIYVSEMAPYKYRGALNMMFQFSITIGILAANLLNYFFAQIEGGWGWRLSLGGAAVPAIIISIGALCLPETPNSLIERNKYEEAKQQLLRIRGIPNVDDEFNDLIAASEASNEVKHPWATLLTRKYRPQLVFAVGIPAFQQLTGMNVITFYAPVLFKTIGFGSSTALMSAVISGTVNAVATLVSIFTVDKVGRRTLFLEGGAQMFITQVIIGIGIAIKFGLSGNPGELPKWYASALVIFICIYVAGFAWSWGPLGWLVPSEIFPLEVRSAAQSVNVSVNMIFTFGIAQVFTALLCHVKFGLFLIFAFCLLVMSFFIYKLLPETKGVPIEEMGVVWRNHPYWRKFVKEEEDNKVSI; this is encoded by the exons ATGGCTGGAGGTGCTATAGCTACTCAAGGAGGGAAGCAGTACCCAGGAAAACTCACCGGTAGAGTTTTTCTAACTTGCGTTATTGCAGCTACAGGAGGTTTGATTTTTGGCTATGATCTTGGTATTTCAg GTGGAGTTACATCCATGGATTCGTTCTTGAAGGAATTCTTTCCAGCAGTATACAAGAAGGAATCTTCAGTGAAACCCACAGACAATCAATACTGCAAATTCAACAGCCAAACGTTAACACTTTTCACTTCATCCCTTTACCTAGCTGCACTCCTCTCTTCCATCATCGCAGCGCCGGTGACCAGATGGTTGGGTCGGAAAACTACCATGCTTTGCGGTGGTCTTCTTTTCCTAGCTGGTGCAATTGTCAATGCCTTTGCTCAAAATGTTTACATGCTCATCGTCGGTCGCCTTTTTCTCGGCTTCGGTATAGGCTGCGCCAAtcag tcGGTGCCAATCTACGTGTCTGAGATGGCACCGTACAAGTACAGAGGTGCTTTAAATATGATGTTTCAATTTTCAATCACCATTGGAATTCTAGCGGCGAATCTGCTCAACTATTTCTTTGCTCAAATAGAAGGAGGTTGGGGATGGAGATTGAGTTTAGGTGGAGCTGCTGTTCCCGCCATTATCATCTCCATCGGAGCTCTTTGCCTTCCCGAGACACCCAACTCGTTGATCGAAAGAAACAAGTACGAAGAAGCCAAGCAGCAACTCCTGAGGATCCGCGGAATTCCGAATGTCGACGATGAATTCAACGATCTTATAGCTGCAAGTGAGGCATCCAATGAGGTTAAACATCCATGGGCCACTTTGTTGACGAGAAAATACAGACCTCAGCTCGTTTTCGCCGTCGGAATTCCGGCTTTCCAACAACTCACAGGCATGAATGTGATCACTTTCTATGCACCGGTGCTGTTCAAAACCATCGGTTTCGGAAGTAGTACCGCGTTGATGTCTGCTGTTATTAGTGGTACTGTAAATGCTGTCGCAACGCTTGTTTCCATTTTTACTGTTGATAAAGTTGGAAGAAGAACTCTCTTCCTAGAAGGAGGTGCCCAAATGTTCATCACCcag gttattATTGGAATAGGAATTGCAATTAAATTTGGATTGAGTGGAAACCCTGGAGAATTACCAAAATGGTATGCAAGTGCGTTGGTGATATTCATCTGTATATATGTTGCTGGATTTGCATGGTCTTGGGGACCTCTGGGTTGGTTGGTTCCCAGTGAGATTTTCCCACTTGAAGTTCGATCTGCTGCTCAGAGTGTCAATGTTTCAGTGAATATGATCTTCACCTTTGGCATTGCACAAGTATTCACAGCTTTGCTCTGCCATGTGAAGTTTGGTCTGTTCCTTATCTTTGCCTTCTGTCTGCTAGTGATGAGCTTTTTTATATACAAATTGTTGCCTGAGACCAAGGGAGTCCCCATTGAAGAGATGGGTGTTGTCTGGAGGAATCATCCTTATTGGAGAAAGTTtgtcaaagaagaagaagataataaggtctctatttaa
- the LOC107404832 gene encoding protein DETOXIFICATION 49 translates to MCKSSSSSLFCNSKPEPHQNNHSSIKVQESDPLSPLIPKTPTFEEHNQNPKKTNLSLAFTESKCIFNVAFPMVLTGLLLYSRSMISMLFLGRLGELALASGSLAIGFANITGYSVFSGLAMGMEPICGQAFGAKRFKLLGLTMQRTVALLLLTSIPTAFLWCNMKKILVLFGQQENIATEAQSYILYSLPDLIAQTLLHPLRIYLRTQSITLPLTYCAIFAILLHVPINYFLVHVLDLGIKGVALSGVWTNFNLVGSLIVYVIISGVYKKTWVGISLDCLRGWKSLLSLAIPSCISVCLEWWWYEIMILLCGLLINPQATVASMGVLIQTTALIYIFPSSLSFSVSTRVGNELGANNPKRAKFSALVGLSLSFVLGFSALLFAVMVRKTWASMFTKDAEIIALTSMVLPIIGMCELGNCPQTTGCGVLRGTARPKLGANINLGCFYLVGMPVAVWLGFFAGFDFRGLWLGLLAAQGSCVLTMLFILSRTNWEIQAQRAKVLTGTVTVDDEKRQEEEEDETREPV, encoded by the coding sequence aTGTGTAAGTCATCTTCTTCCTCACTTTTCTGCAATTCCAAACCAGAGCCACATCAAAACAACCATTCCTCAATCAAAGTACAAGAATCCGACCCACTCTCACCTTTGATCCCAAAAACACCAACATTTGAGGAACACAATCAGAAccccaaaaaaaccaacctTTCTCTTGCTTTTACAGAATCAAAATGCATATTCAACGTAGCTTTTCCTATGGTTTTAACAGGGCTTTTATTGTATTCCCGTTCTATGATCTCCATGCTATTTCTCGGCCGTCTCGGCGAGCTTGCTTTGGCGAGCGGTTCCCTAGCAATCGGCTTTGCTAATATTACAGGGTACTCTGTTTTCTCTGGTTTAGCTATGGGGATGGAACCAATTTGCGGTCAAGCTTTCGGAGCGAAAAGATTCAAACTTCTTGGCCTAACCATGCAGAGAACCGTTGCTCTGCTTTTGCTCACTTCGATTCCAACAGCATTTTTATGGTGCAACATGAAGAAAATCTTGGTTCTGTTTGGCCAGCAAGAAAATATAGCCACCGAAGCACAATCTTACATTCTTTATTCACTTCCGGACCTCATTGCTCAAACCCTTTTGCACCCTTTGCGAATCTATCTCAGAACTCAATCCATTACTCTGCCTCTCACATACTGTGCAATCTTTGCCATTCTTCTTCACGTTCCCATCAACTACTTTCTAGTTCATGTTCTTGATCTTGGAATCAAAGGCGTCGCATTGAGCGGCGTTTGGACCAATTTCAACCTCGTAGGTTCGCTGATTGTCTATGTGATAATCTCCGGAGTCTATAAGAAAACTTGGGTTGGGATTTCCTTGGATTGTTTGAGAGGTTGGAAATCTCTGTTGAGCCTCGCAATCCCGAGTTGCATATCGGTATGTCTCGAATGGTGGTGGTACGAGATCATGATTTTGCTCTGCGGTTTGCTGATTAATCCCCAAGCAACCGTAGCATCAATGGGTGTTCTGATTCAAACAACAGCTTTGATATACATTTTCCCATCTTCTTTAAGTTTTAGTGTTTCAACAAGAGTTGGGAATGAGCTCGGTGCTAATAATCCCAAAAGAGCGAAATTCTCAGCCCTTGTTGGTCTGTCTTTGAGCTTTGTATTGGGATTTTCAGCATTGTTGTTTGCTGTAATGGTGAGGAAGACTTGGGCAAGCATGTTTACAAAAGATGCAGAGATTATAGCTTTGACATCGATGGTTTTGCCTATAATTGGAATGTGTGAGCTTGGAAATTGTCCTCAGACAACCGGTTGTGGAGTTTTGAGAGGAACAGCAAGGCCAAAACTTGGAGCAAATATCAATTTGGGTTGCTTTTACCTGGTTGGGATGCCAGTTGCTGTTTGGTTGGGTTTCTTTGCTGGGTTTGATTTTAGGGGACTTTGGCTTGGTCTTTTGGCTGCACAGGGCTCGTGCGTGTTGACCATGTTGTTTATTTTGTCGAGGACCAATTGGGAAATTCAAGCTCAGAGAGCCAAAGTGCTAACAGGAACTGTCACTGTTGATGATGAAAAACGACAAGAAGAGGAGGAAGACGAGACAAGAGAACCAGTTTGA